The stretch of DNA CAAATGCATGTCGTCTGAATTTCCGATATACAATAaagtttcttatatataaactatataaatatttgaagatCTTTCCAAGGCTTACAAAAAAAGGCTATTTACCTGAGCAACTAAAACTTATTAAGAAGATGTCATTCGAAACATTCACACGAGAGACATAAACTTCAAATAAAGCATTTCATGAAAGCATTCACATCAATTGCTTATAATCTTGTGTATACATAACCTTAAATTTCAACCCTAATTCAAATGTTTGATACTAGAGGGAAAAATGAAAACGGCAACGCAACcaaaaaattttagaaaagtacaagaagagagaagagaaaaaaaaaaaacatatataaggtAAAGATCTAAATCGCAATACGGTCTCGGTCGCGGTCACGGTCACGCCCGCAGACTAACATGGCGAGACAACGGCCAAGGATGTAAAACTTGGCTCGTTGTTTTTTCACCATGTGACTACACTTCGCCTTGAAGGTCTTTGACGGCTTGCATGTCCTGCTCGTGCTGTTCTCTTCTCCCATTACTTGATGATTTCCAACACCACGaggataaatttaaaattttagactTTTCTTTGCCGAAAAATGGAGAGTTTTTGTTGTGGTTTCTGCTTCTGAAATTCTGTTCTAGAAATGTGAGAAGAGGGAGAAAGGGAGAGAGTTTTAGTCAATATATGGAGAGAGCTAAGCCCATGAATTATAAAGAGGGTCACTGAATTGGTACAATAAATGATTGATATGtgacattttttgtttatttgtaagAATACGTTACAGTCatatatgtaataatatatatttttagaagactagaaaaaaaaatattaatgtgaTATAAAttgtgtggttttgttttgggtgaAGTACTGTTTGAGGTTTTTACAAGAGATCTCTAGATTGAGTTAAGCTGTAGAATAATAAAATAGCGTGTGTATATTTGTTATCTGGAAATATGCAATTAAAGATTGCATATAGAGATCGTGTGGGTATAATTTTAAGAACtagataagatatatatattgtttcgcAAGAAAGATTAAGAACTCAAGAATGTTTTAAGAATATCTTTCTTAActtaaagaaaataactcaaaactttaAGTTCTTACAATCTCAAttacaaactctctctctcaaaacttaTGCTAATGTCATAACCCAACATAGCCTTTTATATAAaaccccaaaaccaaaaccaactaGGAAACACCTTATgtctagataactcctaaacataACAAGACTTATCTCTAATCATAACTCGATTAGGACTTCAAACTTTCAAGCttatccaacattctccctcCTAAGCTTGAATCCTTCTTTAGACACATCTTGAACTCCAACATGATCTCTCATTTCTCTGAACTTGTTCTTGTCAAGTGCTTTAGTTAGAATGTCCGCTTTCTGTGCTGTTCCAAGAACGTGTTCTATCTCAATTTGTCCATTCTCATACACTCTCATATGAAATGGAACCTGCGATGAATATGCTTGCTTCATTTGTGAAAGACCGGATTTTTGGTAAGAGCAATTGCAGACTTGTTGTCAACTCGGATGGTAACCTTCTCACTCTCTATTCCAACAATTTCAGCAAATAAATCTTGGAGCCATATAGCTTGTTTAGCTGCCTCTGTAGCTGCCATGAATTCTGCCTCCCATGAAGAGAGAGCAACAACCTGTTGCTTCTGAGTACACCATGTAATCGGACACTCATTGAAATAAAAGACTTGTCCTGCTGTGCTTTTCCCATCATCCAAGTCCACACCATGACCACTATCACTGTAACCTATCAAACCAGTGTTTGATCCACGCTTGAAATAAAGTCCAAGAGAAGTTGTCCCACGCAGATAGCAAAGAATTTGTTTCAACGCAGCTCCATGTGATTCTCGTGGCTCCTGCAAATATCTGCTTAATACTTCTACTGAGAAAGTTAAATCAGGTCGCGTATGGAGTAAGTAACGAAAGCATCCAATGTTTCTTCTGTAAGCCTCAGCATCTATACACCTCTCATGTAATGCCTTAGACAACTCCAAACCGAACTCCATAGGTATAAGAACAGAGTTGCAATCACTCATACCTGATTCTTCCAAGATCTTCCTCGCATATCTTTCTTGAGAAAGCATGATTCCTTCTTTCATTTGAAAAACTTCGATACCAAGATAATATGTAAGTAGCCCCAAATCGCTCATCTCAAATTTGCTCGACATGTTCTTCTTGAACTCAAGTATTAGTTCCAAACTAGAACCTGTGACAAGTAAGTCATCTACGTAGACTGCAACGATCAACAGATGATTATGCACCTTTTTCCTGTATAGCGAAGGTTCCTTAGAACATTTGTCGAAGTTTAGCCCCAAAAGAATCTTGTTTAACTTAGTGTTCCAAGCTCGAGGTGCCTGCTTTAAGCCATAGAGAGCTTTGTGTAGCTTGTACACCTTTCCCTCACAACCCCTGACAACAAACCCCTCAGGTTGAACAACATATACATCCTCTTTCAACTCCCCATGGAGAAACGCAGTCTTAACATCTAAGTGATGCACTTCCCACCCATTCGATGCAGCTAAGGCAATAATGAATCTTATTGTTTCAATACGAGCAACAGGCGAGAATACCTCATCAATGTCTACACCATGTTTTTGTACGTAGCCCTTTGCTACTAGTCTAGCCTTGTATTTGTTGATGCTATTATCCGAATTTCGTTTCACCTTAAAGACCCACTTTAAACCAATAGGCTTACTACCAATAGGAGGATCAACCAGACTCCATATTTTGTTCTTAGTAATGGAGTTAATCTCTTTTTCACACGCATCCCTCCATACTTTGGATTTTAGCTTCTTCAAAGTCCCAAGGTTCTTCGTTAATCATCAGCAGGAAGTCCTCTCCTTCACGTTCTGCTAGCAAAACATAATCCTTTAAGTAAGAGGGCTTAGTGGTTATCCTCATAGATTTCCTTACAGCTTGCACTGGTGTAGAATGTTCTATTTCTTCAAGATCCTCTGTTCCATCTGATTCCTCTTCATCAATAACATTATCATTGTCACCTCTGTTTTCTTCTGCATTATTAACAACATCACTGTCCCTGAGCCAGTTGTTTCCAAAATCTCCAAAAGTAAGAGTAAGCATTCCTGTCTCTGCCTGATATTCATTACTCTTGTTCCATTCCCAGCTTCTGCTCTCATCAAAATACACATCACGACTTACTGTAACTCTGCGACTAGTTGGATCAAGAAGCCGATAGGCTTTCGTACCAGGTTCAGTCCCAAGGTACACAAGTTTCTTGCTTCTATCATCAAGTTTCTTCATATGTGGAGCTTCATTCTTGGCGTACCCAATGCAACCAAAAACCCGCAAGTGTTCTACATTCGACTTCCTCTTCTTAAGAGCTTCATACGGTGTTTGGTCTTGCAAAGTTCTGGTTCCTACTCTGTTCAAGAGATATGTTGCGTGTCGTACAGCTTCATCCCATAGATAATTAGGCATACTCATGTGTTTTAGAATGCTCCGAGTCATCTCCATCAGAGTCCTGTTCCTTCTCTCTACCACTCCGTTCTGTTGAGGCGTGTAAGGAGCAGTGAGATGCCTGTGTATTCCATGTTGctcacaaaaactcaagaatTCTTGAGATAGAAACTCTCCACCTCTATCTGTTCGAAAGGTTTTGATGGAGGCTCCTACTTCTTTCTCAACAAGTGCTTTAAACACTTTGAACTTCTCAAACACCTCGCTTTTCTCTTTTAGGAGACTTGTCCACATGTAACGAGAAAAATCGTCGATTAGCACAAATATATACCTCTTTTGCGCAGCTGTAGAAGGTGAAATCGGCCCGCACAGGTCCCCATGAACTAGTTCAAGAGCTTGTGATGCCCAGTAAGGTGTTGATTTAGGAAAAACTCGCCTAGCTTGCTTTCCAAACAGACATGATGCACATGTGTCTTTTACTATTGGAGCACTTGGTATGCCAATAACTAGCTCTTTTGAAACCATTGCCTTGATAGTCTCAAAATTAACATGTCCTAATCGGGCATGCCATATTTCTGAGTTGGTTGAAGCTTCTAATTGCAGACATCTCGCATGTTTGACCTCCAAACTTACCTTGTACAGTCTGTTTTTCGACCGGTTGGCTTTTACTAACAACTTTCCATCTTTGTCATGTAAAGTAAGATAGCCTTCTTTCATCGTGACTTCACATCCTGATTCAGTGGCTTGTCCGAGGCTTATGATATTGCTTTTAAGTTCTGGTATATAGTAAACCTCTGCTAGAACCTTCTTTCCACCATCTTTAGTCAAGAACATAATAGAACCCTTCCCTTCTATGTTAACTCTCGAATCATCACCAAAACGTACTTTTCCTGTCACCATTGAATCCAATTTGCAGAACCAATCACGATTCCCTGTCATGTGATTGCTCGCACTGTTGTCCAAATACCATGTGTTGTCCGAACCTTGCTCATAATCTCTAGGCTTGACTTTCTTCTCATTGAGATATACGACCTCATGTACCATAAGCGACTCTGCTTCATGTGTGTCATCTTGATCCTCTTTTCCTTGTTCTTCTTGAAGTTTAATAAGCTTCAGAAGACGGTCTGGACACTCTGTTGCATAATGTCCGAGTTTGTCACATCGAAAACATGTGATCTTACTCTTGTCTCGCTGTTGTTGATAGCCATATTCCTTCTGTTGATAACCGTAATCCTTTTGCTGATATCCAAAATGTCCAGAACCTCTTCCGCGACCTCTACCCCGACCACGATTTGCTCCTCTACCTCTGCCGCCTTCATAGAAGTAATTTGGTGATTGCGAATCTGAAGAATTTGCATACATAAGTTTGTCTTGTCCTTCCACTGATTCTTCCTCCAAAAGTGTACGTTCTTCATATGTTTTTAGTCTGCAACAATATCTTCGAAGGTCGTTGTATTGAGGTCGAGGACTTGTTCCAGTGATGCGACTATGTGTATGAACTTTTTCTTCGGTAGGCTGTTAAGAAACTTTTTTACGATCTTTGGTTCTTCAATGACTTCTCCCAAAGAAGCTGATTTTGTAGCTATTTCTGAAAGCTTGCTCATAAAATCATCAATTGTCTCAGTTTCTTTCATTCGCAGTCTGTCGAACTCTGCTGTTAGGGTCTGCAGTCTAGCCTCTTTGACTCTGTCAGCTCCAAGGTTTCTGGTTTTGATCGAATCCCACACGGCTTTAGCAGTTTTTAGGTTACCAACTTGAAGGATCAGAGATTCTGGTATCGATTGAAACAATAAAGCTCTTGCCAGatcattcttctcttcttcctctgatccAGGGTCTATTGCTTCCCACACCTTGTGAACACGAAGTGCCACCTGCATCCTCATAGACCACATGGTGTAGTTAACACTGGTAAGCATTGGACATTGTATGGAGGATGTTCCTCCCTCCTTCGGTTTGTTGGTTGCTGCAATGATTTCACTCATATCTCGAATGAAGTTTTGTGATCAATCGATATAGAACCTagacgctctgataccaaatattgttttgcaaaaaagattaagaactcAAGAATGTTTTAAGAATATCTCTCTTATTAGCTTAAAgaatataactcaaaattttaagCTCTTACAATCTcaatcacaaactctctctctcaaaacttaTACTAATGTCATAAGCCAACATAGCCTTTTATATAAaaccccaaaaccaaaaccaactaGAAAACACCTTATgtctagataactcctaaacataACAAGACTTATCTCTAATCATAACTCGATTAGGACTTCAAACTTTCAAGCTTATCCAACAATATATTTGGCTATTAATTTCAATaaggtttatttttatttaaagttcaTATAAACGCTTGATATAAAATAGTTATAAGTTTAGTAATTTATTAAAACTTGACATAtaatcatttttctatttttatgttAAAGAATGATGATTTATGCCATTTAAAGTTTTGATGATATCAGAAAATGCATTTGGATTCAGAAACAGCATGTTTAATTcgtaattaacaaacaaaaagaaaatgtactTCTGATTTTCTTTAACGTAAACGTGTGAATTGGATAAGGCTAACATATCTGACTATatctttatgaaacaaattgCTGGcaattaaattataacaaaattttgagcTGTAAACAAATGCATATATTCACAAATCACAGTTGGAGTCATGCGACAAACTTGCATGTGTATATAACTTGAAGAGATATGACCACATACAGCATGGACTAGGACCCGATGTTCTCTACTattaaatgttttctttattcttAGTCAAacgttaaatttaattttggtgTACTCATTGGTAGATCTTTGGTGAACATATGAAATGTGAATGGTCGGTCTGCGTAGACCGAACCCCACATATATACGGTAATTTCTGGTCGTCGTGTGGTAGCCTCATTAGGTTCGTACGACAAAAAAAGAACCACACTTTTTTGAAGTTTACGTATCAAAATTGATTGTACCAcctcttctttaatttcataCGTGAGTGACCCTATTGAAGTAACAACACTTAGAATTCTTTGttccatctttttctttgtgttcttatattttttgttaactgtAAGCGAGAGGTTTTAAATCCCACGTGATCATTACGTCTGAATCCAAATATATACCACTGATCAGATgattttaaacactaaaaaacTAATACACACACGCGTGATatataattcatttattttggtCGGTGTGTTGCTGAGAAGTAAGTGTGTGGGCTTCATCTTCGTTAGTGGTGGATAACTCAATCCAAAGTAGAGGttggtttagtttaatttagCCTTTTAGCTAGGAACGTTGAACTTTCTGGTGATCTTTCAACGCTCAAAGCAAATAACATGTTATAACAAACGGACGAAGCATGTCGACAAACTAAATTGTTCTGCCtttgataattttttgtatggtacctgaatatataatttaacatgtGATAGGTTTGTGAAAACCTCATGATACTAAACGACGACACCTAGCTTCATCCTTAAAAAGTAATCAGCATTCGTTAGCTCTTACGTACGACTTTGAACTAATAAAATGTACTCCctcgtttcaaaatataagatgttttgccTAAAAtcacatataataaaaaatatttaattttaaattttttaaccaattataaaccagactgcataaaataaataataaagaaatataaaattaatctaaaagttgcctaaaaaactgaaaacattttatattataaaacaaaaaaacttctaaaacattctatattatgaaaagaatgaaatattatattccttcggtttattttattttattagatgTATTATTGTGTTGTAAGTTTCT from Camelina sativa cultivar DH55 chromosome 9, Cs, whole genome shotgun sequence encodes:
- the LOC109126551 gene encoding uncharacterized protein LOC109126551, translated to MGEENSTSRTCKPSKTFKAKCSHMVKKQRAKFYILGRCLAMLVCGRDRDRDRDRIAI